The genomic region CACGCCGAGCGCATCCACCGCCACGACGAGACGATTCCCGAGGAGTTCATCACGAAGATGGCCGAGCTCGGCTACTTCGGGCTCTCGGTGCCGGAGTCCTACGGCGGCACCGAGATGGGCAACCTCGCGATGATCCTCACCACCGAGGAGCTCTCGCGCGCGTCGCTCGCGGGCGCCGGGTCCCTGATCACGCGCCCCGAGATCCTCGCCAAGGCGCTGCTGGCGGGCGGCACCGAGGAGCAGAAGCAGCGCTGGCTGCCGCGGATCGCCGGCGGCGAGGTGATGGTGGGGATCGCGGTGACCGAGCCGGACGTGGGCAGCGACGTCGCCTCGGTCAAGTGCCGCGCCGAGCGCGCCACCGTGGGCGGCCGCGAGGGCTGGGTGCTGAACGGACCGAAGGCGTGGTGCACCTTCGCGGGCCGGGCCAACATCCTGGCGCTGCTCGCCCGCACCGACGGCAACCCGGCCTCGGGCGCGAAGGGGCTCTCGCTCTTCGTCGTCGAGAAGGAGGCGAGCCGCGAGCACGCCTTCAAGCAGACCCAGCCGGGCGGCGGCACGATGGAGGGCAAGGCGGACGCCACGATCGGCTACCGCGGCATGCACTCCTACACCGTGCAGCTCGAGCACTGGTTCGTGCCCGCGGAGAACCTCGTGGGCGGCGAGGGCGGGCTCGGCAAGGGCTTCTACCTCCAGATGGGCGGCTTCGCGGCGGGCCGGCTCCAGACCGGCGGACGCGCCTGCGGCCTCGCGCAGGCCGCCCTCGAGAAGAGCGCCGAGTACGTGCTCGACCGCATCCAGTTCGGCAAGCCCACGATCGAGTACGGGCTCACCCAGTACGAGCTCGGCCGCATGGCCGCGCGCCTCGCGGCGGCGCGCGCGATCACCTACGCCGCCGCCGAGGCGATGGACGAGAACGAGCGCCAGGCGGCGCCGCT from Deltaproteobacteria bacterium harbors:
- a CDS encoding acyl-CoA/acyl-ACP dehydrogenase, whose protein sequence is MADPALPTLDDARALLAPAEALLERALASARSLTKQGAAIDDHQVLTERVAYAATEARAARELVAFVERTQAEGRADALLEATAAAAAADLVTSLVNRLAPSADELGIDDALPADLRRRLRAAGSEAVFRALGRAVGQRRGRNETPLDETLEQVRASVREFAEKEIAPHAERIHRHDETIPEEFITKMAELGYFGLSVPESYGGTEMGNLAMILTTEELSRASLAGAGSLITRPEILAKALLAGGTEEQKQRWLPRIAGGEVMVGIAVTEPDVGSDVASVKCRAERATVGGREGWVLNGPKAWCTFAGRANILALLARTDGNPASGAKGLSLFVVEKEASREHAFKQTQPGGGTMEGKADATIGYRGMHSYTVQLEHWFVPAENLVGGEGGLGKGFYLQMGGFAAGRLQTGGRACGLAQAALEKSAEYVLDRIQFGKPTIEYGLTQYELGRMAARLAAARAITYAAAEAMDENERQAAPLAAQAKLFACDVAVEITQKGQILHGGWGYAEEYPISRYTVDALVLPIFEGVRPTLTLKVVGRNLLAS